One genomic window of Gracilinema caldarium DSM 7334 includes the following:
- a CDS encoding succinate dehydrogenase/fumarate reductase iron-sulfur subunit: MKQSLRIKRGTDDDALYYVYEVDLPSGSSVLDALEYIRTGSVPDLMYRHSCHHGSCGTCAVRINGKEVLACLTRLEAYTGTIPTIEPLAAFKHDRDLVIDPGSLFRRLPKDAAKLRRSEWSGGEIIRDPADKRQQSHPSGIEHFVRFEDCIECGACISACPVTRQAWAEDSLVAIPFLGPAVLVALHRESINNPERRDEMLELAKLPNGVSACEKHFDCSRVCPRMVAPGKHIEQLRKELSDRSKD; the protein is encoded by the coding sequence ATGAAACAGAGTTTGCGAATTAAAAGGGGAACGGACGACGATGCCCTATACTATGTTTACGAAGTAGACCTCCCTTCGGGCTCTTCGGTGCTCGATGCCCTTGAGTATATCCGTACCGGTTCGGTACCGGATCTTATGTATCGCCATTCCTGCCATCATGGGTCGTGTGGAACCTGTGCGGTTCGCATAAACGGCAAAGAAGTATTAGCCTGTCTTACAAGACTTGAGGCCTACACAGGGACGATTCCCACCATTGAACCGCTGGCCGCTTTTAAGCATGACAGGGACCTGGTAATAGACCCGGGGTCACTATTCCGTCGACTCCCCAAGGATGCGGCAAAGCTCCGAAGAAGCGAGTGGTCGGGCGGAGAGATTATTCGGGATCCTGCTGATAAGAGGCAACAGTCCCATCCAAGCGGTATTGAACATTTTGTCCGATTTGAGGACTGTATTGAATGCGGAGCCTGTATATCTGCCTGTCCGGTGACAAGACAAGCATGGGCAGAAGATTCCCTTGTAGCCATACCCTTTTTAGGGCCTGCTGTCCTTGTAGCTCTACATCGGGAAAGCATTAATAACCCTGAACGTAGGGATGAAATGCTGGAGTTGGCAAAATTACCTAATGGGGTCTCAGCTTGTGAAAAGCATTTTGACTGTTCTCGGGTATGTCCCCGAATGGTAGCTCCCGGTAAACACATTGAACAGCTTCGGAAAGAGCTATCCGATAGATCGAAAGACTGA